In Gracilimonas sp., a single window of DNA contains:
- a CDS encoding glycoside hydrolase family 3 N-terminal domain-containing protein, with amino-acid sequence MKKSSLILIAAFTLIINACGDYNPGSHADSGLDQKVDSVLTMMTLEEKIGQLTLFTSDMDQTGAFLRPEYIEDIKAGTVGAIFNAYGSEYTRSLQEMAVNETRLGIPLLFGYDVIHGHRTIFPVPLAEASSWDMDMIRKSAEVAAREATSEGLHWTFAPMVDIARDPRWGRMVEGSGEDVFLSSRIAAERVRGFQGDDLKDLNTLAATAKHFVAYGAAKAGRDYHSVDMSDRKLREVYLPPFKAALDAGAVSVMTAFNDLNGIPATANEYLFKDILRDEWGFEGFVVTDYTAIMELLYHGVAKDEHHASKLALDAGIDMDMQDGFYQQTLADLVESGRVRESQIDESVKNILKVKFKLGLFDDPFRYSSVEREEAEIMKPENIGAARDMARRSIVLLKNENNVLPIDESVKTIAVIGPMADNRRDLIGSWSAAGDWTKSVTLLEGLKKKMPDVNFIHAKGADIEGESRSGFSEAVTAARQADMVILALGEAYWMSGEAASRSDISLPGVQEELAKEIHETGKPIAAVLMNGRPLTINWLDENIPAILETWFLGTTAGDAIADVLSGDYNPSGKLPVTFPRNVGQIPIHYDMKSTGRPFDANNKYTSKYLDVPNDPLYEFGHGLSYTTFDYGPLMLSSQTMQPSDSLRVRVTVRNTGEYEGEEVVQLYLHDKVASIARSVRELKGFQKIKLEPGESKEVEFIITNADLSFYRADMSYGSEPGKFMVFVGGSSSDTQSAEFVLED; translated from the coding sequence ATGAAAAAATCGAGCTTAATATTGATTGCTGCTTTTACCTTGATCATAAATGCATGCGGAGATTACAATCCCGGTTCACATGCTGATAGTGGCTTGGATCAAAAAGTTGATTCTGTACTGACAATGATGACTTTAGAAGAAAAAATTGGCCAGCTTACTTTATTTACAAGTGATATGGACCAAACCGGGGCATTTCTGCGGCCGGAGTATATTGAGGATATTAAAGCCGGAACTGTGGGGGCCATTTTCAATGCTTATGGTTCGGAATATACTCGGTCATTACAGGAAATGGCGGTAAATGAAACACGTTTGGGTATTCCATTATTGTTTGGTTATGATGTAATACACGGGCATCGTACTATTTTTCCTGTTCCTCTTGCTGAAGCCTCAAGCTGGGATATGGATATGATTCGTAAGTCAGCAGAAGTTGCCGCACGAGAAGCCACATCTGAAGGGTTGCACTGGACCTTTGCACCCATGGTCGATATTGCTCGGGACCCCCGTTGGGGCCGAATGGTAGAGGGGAGTGGAGAGGATGTTTTTCTTAGCTCCCGGATTGCGGCTGAAAGGGTGAGAGGTTTTCAGGGAGATGACTTAAAAGATTTAAATACATTGGCTGCAACAGCCAAACACTTTGTTGCTTACGGCGCTGCTAAAGCCGGCCGAGATTATCATAGTGTGGATATGTCGGACAGAAAGCTTAGGGAAGTCTATTTACCTCCATTTAAGGCTGCACTGGATGCCGGAGCCGTCTCTGTTATGACGGCCTTTAATGACCTGAATGGTATTCCTGCCACAGCTAACGAGTACTTATTCAAAGACATTTTGAGAGATGAGTGGGGGTTTGAAGGATTTGTAGTTACTGATTACACAGCCATCATGGAATTGTTGTATCACGGTGTAGCTAAAGACGAACATCATGCCAGCAAATTAGCGTTGGATGCCGGTATAGATATGGACATGCAGGATGGTTTCTATCAACAAACATTAGCTGATTTAGTGGAAAGCGGACGAGTGAGGGAAAGCCAAATTGATGAATCAGTAAAAAACATCTTAAAAGTTAAATTCAAACTGGGCTTGTTTGATGATCCATTCCGTTACAGTTCAGTTGAACGCGAAGAAGCAGAAATTATGAAGCCGGAAAATATAGGCGCGGCCCGGGATATGGCGCGTCGATCCATCGTGCTTCTTAAAAATGAAAATAATGTATTACCTATTGATGAATCCGTAAAAACCATTGCCGTAATAGGGCCGATGGCAGATAATAGAAGAGATCTGATAGGAAGCTGGTCGGCAGCCGGGGACTGGACTAAATCGGTTACACTTTTGGAAGGTTTGAAGAAGAAGATGCCGGATGTAAATTTTATTCATGCTAAGGGAGCCGATATAGAAGGGGAGAGTCGCTCCGGATTTTCGGAAGCTGTTACCGCAGCTCGCCAAGCTGATATGGTTATTCTTGCCCTCGGCGAAGCCTACTGGATGAGTGGGGAAGCTGCAAGCCGTTCTGATATCAGTTTACCCGGAGTTCAAGAAGAGCTGGCAAAAGAAATTCATGAAACAGGAAAACCCATAGCTGCTGTACTTATGAACGGCCGTCCGCTTACCATAAATTGGTTAGATGAAAATATTCCGGCAATTTTGGAAACCTGGTTTTTGGGAACTACTGCCGGTGATGCCATCGCTGATGTGTTGTCAGGTGATTACAATCCATCCGGAAAACTGCCGGTAACCTTTCCACGAAATGTAGGTCAAATACCAATTCACTATGATATGAAAAGCACCGGCCGGCCATTCGATGCAAACAATAAATACACCTCAAAATACCTGGATGTACCCAACGATCCTTTATATGAATTTGGCCACGGCTTAAGCTATACAACTTTTGACTACGGCCCGCTTATGCTCTCATCCCAAACAATGCAACCTTCCGATAGTTTGAGAGTTAGAGTCACTGTTCGAAACACCGGAGAGTATGAAGGAGAGGAAGTGGTGCAGCTATATCTGCACGACAAAGTAGCCTCGATAGCACGATCGGTTCGTGAATTGAAAGGATTCCAGAAAATTAAGTTGGAGCCGGGGGAATCGAAAGAAGTTGAATTTATCATTACCAATGCAGACTTGTCTTTCTATCGTGCAGACATGAGCTATGGTTCTGAACCCGGTAAATTTATGGTGTTTGTTGGAGGAAGTTCCAGTGATACCCAATCAGCAGAGTTTGTGCTGGAAGATTAG